The Brassica oleracea var. oleracea cultivar TO1000 chromosome C7, BOL, whole genome shotgun sequence sequence TGAAACATTTGTTTGTTTATATAGAAAAATATTTAATAAACTTTAAGAAAAATAAAAAAATTTAAAGTGTTTTCAAAAAAAAGATTTTTAAAATGTTTTAGAAAAAAGATTTTTAAGTTAATGGCAACAAATAAAAACACAAATATCAAGATCATGAGAACAGTATCCTGCTGTCAATCCAAGAGTCAGTTTTACTCATACACAGTGTTTATCTTCATAACAAAACAAAACAAAAAAAAAAAATAGAAAACTAGCCCAAACTTTTGTTCTTCTCGAAAATGAAAATAACCAAAAAAAAGCTGATAAAAAAAATCTAGGATTTCTGTTTCTGCAGTTGGAAAAATTGAAATTAATCAAGGTATCGACCATGCTTTCATTTTACCACTATATTTGAACGCATGGAAAGAAGAAAAAAAAACAGAAAGTGGAATTATGGGATACCTGAGGTGTTATGAGTGCACACAAGGGAAGTAGATCTTGCTAGCATTGGGAAATGCTCTCTCGGCCGTTTAGGAACAACGCTCTCATCTTGCGGTTGCTGAGAGGAGGCAAGCTGCTGTTGGCGTTCCCTGCGTTTGGCGGCAGGAACCCACGTGCTCTTCACGTGAGTGGGACACTGAAGGCCTCGGCTCTTGCAGCAAGTCCTACACCTCATGTGAGCGCAATCTTTCTTAGCTTGGTTCCCACAGTCCTGGCAGCTGGGCCCGCCGCCGCCGCCACCACTTCTCATCATCATTAACGCGGAGGCTCCACCGCCGGAAGTTTCAATTAAGCCCCGGTTGCTTGGACCAACGCCTAAACCAGCAGCGGAAGTGTAGAGATCCAGCCTTTGTTGCTGCTCCTGCTGGAAAATGATCTGTTGATTGTTTGGGTGTTGCCATAACTCAAGTGTTCCTTTGTAAGAAGGAGCGATATCACCACACCCAACGTTTGCGTTTGTGTTTGAGTTAGGGTTTCTGCACCAGAGCCAAGATTCGTTTCCGGATGGAGAAGGATTATTATTTCTATTAGTAGTAGTGGCGTCTTGGCGGCTTCCTCCTCCGTCTACTCCTGCGCCGTTGCCTAGAGAGAAAAAGCCTGCCATAGTTGGACACAACCAGCCATATATTACCAAATTTCAAGGGCTTTTCTTTTCCCACTTAATCAACACTCCCACATGTCTTCTAATCTTTCCACAAGAAGAAACGATCAATTGATAAGGAAGATGATGATATTATGTTATCTCTCTCAGGCTGGAGTGAATAGAAGAAGAGATTAATGCAAGGAATGTAGAGTAGCTGTAGGGTTTATTTTAGAAATCGAATAAAGCTTTTGGAACTGTGAAAGTTGGATTGTCGGTATAGAGAGTATTTAAGAGAGATTCGAGCGATCAGAAAGTTTTGTTTCTTTTCTGTCTCGCGCTCCGCAACGCCGCCATGTCCTTAATGCTCCTCTCTGACTCTTTCCCCTCTTCTTAAATTTTCTCTCTCTCTCTCTCTCTTCTTTTTTGTTTGTTTTCAACAAGCACTCATCGCCCAAAATATATCTATACCGTTGATCATCAAGTGTTCACAATCCAGCGGTGCCTATACTGCCACGTATGCACCTTCGGTCTTTTCCACCGGAAAACACGCTCCCTCTTACCTTTTCTTTTGTTTGTGTTTTAAAGAATCTCTACTAATAATGTTGGTATTGTTTTCTTTATATATACTCTCTATAATTCTTAATTTACATTTTCAAATCATGTATTTAATCAAAGCTGGGAGCTGAGTGCCGATGAGGAACGCCGGCAATACCCGCATATATAGTTGTGTTTTTTTTATAGATTCGCTGGTTATGGTTTCAGTTCATCTGTGGCTTAAATTATCCTGTATTGGTTGGATAGTGCACCTGTGGCTTTAATTAAACGCGTAAAGGTTGCAGATGGTAAGCAGATGCTTACTCACTCATGTTTCCAAGGATGCAAATTACTACTACTATTATTTATATACAGAAAGAAATTAATTAATCAACGTTAAGTTCTCAATTATTTGTGTTGTGTGTACTATATGTTTATATATCTATATTGTATAGATTGTTTAATGTAGAGGCTATACAGTGTACACACATGCACAAATACAAGTACAAGTAAAGTAGAACCTCTGTAAATTAATAAATTTTGTTGGTCCTAACTTGGACCGGTTCAAAATTTAACACAAATCGAAAAATAATAAGATAATATTTTTTAGAAAATTCTATGTAAAAATATGGTCCATTAAAATTATAAATTAATAATTTATATGCACACATATTTTATATAGATAAAAACCTATTATTATATTGTTTGTTTTATATTCACAAATGAATTATCTTTAAATTTTCTTAACACTTAATATATTCTTGATGAGATTTAGTAATATTATATCTAAAACCACATTTAAGTTCTATGCAATATATATTATATACACTAAATAATATAATAAAATTAATATAAAAGACAAATTTCAAAAAATAACAATTAATGTCTATACAATAAAATCAAATATTTTTCTTATCTTAGAATAAATATATCTTAAAATAAGAAATCTAAATAAAGAAACTTTTATAAATTAATATCTATATAAATTAATAAAATTTCAAAGTTCCAACATTATTAATTTATAGAGATTCTACAGTATATCGTTTCTCCCGTGGCTCGTTTTGGTCTTAATCATTATTATACTAGTATACAATTAAATGACGAGTAAAGATAGAACTTGGATATCTAAGCTAAAAAATATTAATTTTTTTATCAAACTTTATTAGATTAAATTATAACTTAAATAAAACAAATCAAAAACAATGAAAAATTAGATGTATTGGGTTTCATGGGATGAGAGGACTAAACCTAAAGCTGGAGGAGGATTGAGTTTAAGAGATATACAACTGTTTAATCAGGCTTTGTTGGCTAAACAAGCTTGGAGACTTCTAACAAACCCGAGGAGCTTACTAGCAATAATTCTCTTAGGAAAGTATTGTCAGAAACAATTCCTTCTACAAGTTGAAGCCCCAACGGCATGCTCACATGCATGGAGGAGCATTCTACACGGCAGAGATCTACTAAGAGGTCACATTGGGAAAGCTATTGACAATGTACAAACCACTAGAGTATGGCAGGACTCTTGAATGTCTCTCACGGAACATATTAAACCGTATGGTCCTATACCGGAAGCACAAGACCTAACAGTAGCAGACCTCCTCACTGATGATTTGAGATGGAACACAAAAAGGATTGAAAAGTGTTACCTCAGTTCTCGAAGCAAATGGTTAGCAAGAGAATGGAACTTTTCCCAAGGATTAATGAAGCATGAGCAAAAAAGCTTACCCGGAGGAATCAACTATAGAAAGCCACAACAATCAGGACACACATCCGTGATATGTCGCTCCGATGCGGCTTGGGATCAATCAGCGATCAAAGCTGGATTAGCGTGGATCATATCAGGAACCTCAAACACAATCATAAGGCAAGAATCAACTACCCAGGAGTTTGTTAACTCACCAATCATCGCTGAAGCACCGGCTCTCCGACTCGAAATCATCGCAACAGTGAATCTAGGTCTTCCAAAGATCAAGATGCTCTCTGACAATTCAACGCTCATCAGAGTAATCAACAACGGCAAACAGAGCAAAAATATTTTTGGAATTGTAAAAGATATCCAACAAATCTCATCTGTGTTCGTCGATATCTCTTTCGCATATCTCCCTCGGCTTCAAAACGTTAAAGTCAATTCGTTAGCTAAAAGATCCCTAAGGGGTCTGTCTGTAATTGCCCTGTCGGGCTAAGTTTATTGGGCATGAGGCCTGCACTTTTATGCTTTAATATTATAATTGAGTTGACAAAAAAAAACATGTCGTAGGAAATTCAGTTTTAAGATACTTTCGTTTCGTCTCTTACTTTTTTAATAATATAATAGTGGTTAGAAACTCATCCTCATCCCATCGTTAATGATGCTCTTAGTAGTATGTTTTGATTGCTTGAGAATTATACAGAATATGGATGACAGCTAGAGGATTGGGAGAGTTAACTAATATGAAGAGGTATAATTTAAGTCATTCCTGTTAGAAATGCCCACAGCTGTGCGTGAGAAAAAAATGTGTATGGAAAGAAAAGCGAGAGAGTGAAACTGCAATTCTGATGTAGTATTTGCTACTCCATGCGTTTCATAAAGATCCATATTCTAGAAAAAAAATTGTTTCAAAAAGATATATTTTTATCTTTTCAATGTATTATTTAATGAAAAATTGTAAATTTCAAAAAAAATTAATGGTGTTCATTGGATTTCTATTGGCTAAAAGTTATGGAAAATTGTTATTCCCAAAAAACAATGCATTTACAATCAAGTTTTTATGTGTTTTCTTAATATGTGTGAAAAATTTATAATATGTATCTTTTTGAAACGGAGAGAGTATTTATGAAATGGATAAAAGTTAGACATATACTCTTATTGTTTCTAAATAAATGTCATTTTGACATTTTATAATATGTCAGACGGATTAAGAAAATGAATAAAATGTAATTAAGTTTTTATTAATTACACATGTTTGATCAATAGTAATTGAGATAAATAAAATTATTTATAAGATAATGCACTTTGTAATTAATTTAAGCTGAAAGTAAATAAAATTTGCATTGAAATTATAAAATGAACCTTTTGTGTAACAAAAAATATATTAAAATAACATTTAATAAGAAACATATGGAATAAAAACAGAATAATCATATCACCAAAATCGTGATATTTTTCTTCCTAAAAGGTATATAAGTATAAAATATATTTGCAAGTGTATGGACATACTAATTTGATATTTAAATAGCGGCTGTGACGATTTAAGGGGAATAATCATATCACCAAAATCGGGATATTTTTCTTCATAAAAAGTATATAAGTATAATATATATTTGTAAATGTATGGGCATACTAATTTGATAATTTTACATAGCGGCTGTGACGATTTAAGGGGGTTTGTTGTGTGTAGAATGTACATACAAGTGTTATGGATGAATGAAAAAGAGGAGAAGAGATGCAATCATTCATGAATGAGAAATTAAGAGAGAGAGTGGGTAAAAGGGCAAGTGACATTCTCTCAGATTTTATTCGTGTATATTAACTAGACTACAAACCCATACGTTCCAAATATCTTAATAACATCGATTATTTATGCAACTAACAACAAATTCGTGACTCGTCACTAGCCCAAACTAATCATTTGAAATGTGAACGTTGAAATTAGTACAAATAGTTAGTTTTCCCGAATGTAAACCATTTTTATGGTATTATTTTTCATCTTTACGACCAATAAATAAATATTTTCAAAAATACTTTATTCATTAAGTGGCAAAAGATTCTTATATTTTTGTTATCTATATATATAATAAATCATTATTTAAATAAATAAATTAAAAAAAATAATTTTTTTTATGTTTTCGAATTATACTTTTTCAAATTTGAACTTTTTTATAAAAAAAATTTTAATTTTTTTTCAAAATTTATTTTTGAAAATCGAAAATTGTGTTTGAAACTATTTTAAAATTTTTTTAAATTTTTTTTTAAGTATTTATTTATATATTTATTAGAATCCTAAACTTCACATTCCAAAAACCTTACCCCACTCTTTAATTCTAAATCCTAAGTCTAGATTAGTTAATCTTAGGTGAATTAGTATCTTTTACCCTTCATAAAATATGAGAGTAAAAATAGTTAGTGTAAACATGAAAAATTGTATTATGAATGTGGTATTTATGACAGTTATTATCGTTTATGTCATTTTTAATGTTTTGAATGTTACTAGTAGCTCAAGGATTCTGGTTATTCTCTAGCTGATGCGCCGGGTAATGGACCGAGCGAACTTAATTAAATACCTTTTAAATTGAAAAACCTTTTAAATTGAATCATTTTGTACGAGTCAGCTTGGAATTTGAACCATTATTCATGTCTGTCGGGGTTGATTAAAAAAAAAACTTAAACAAATTTAGCTTTATGTTAGAAAAGTAACTAAAGTTTATATTCTCATACGTATTTTCTTTAAACCCTTAGCCTCGTTTCAGCCTAGATGATTTCTAATGGTTAGCTCTATATTTTACTAGAAAGTATAGTTGAATTATATTCTAATAGTACTTTATTTTAGAATAAAAAATAGAATGATGAATAAACAATATATAGTAAACCCACTTTGTATTATATTATAGAGTGAAAAATATAGTATCATTGCGATATTTTTATTTTAAATTATATTTTAGAGTAAAAGATAGAGTGAAAGTTGGAGAATAAGAAATTGTCCTTAGTATTCTAGTAACTATAAACAAAAATTTGTTGCCACTGTTCTGGCATCTATTTGCACTTCGACACACATCTACCATCCAACATTTCTACTTGATTCGGTATATTATTCCCACGAGCAAAAAACAAGAAAAATGAAACATGGAAAGCGATTTATAAATAGAGAATAAAAAAGTGAGTTTGGGGTAATAGTGCTTGTTGCCTTCTCAATATGACTTCTACATTAAAACTTCTATAAAAGAAATCATTTAGGGGATGTATTCAATCTAAAATTTGAGGTGATTTGACTTTTAATGAGGTTTTAGATGATTTTAAAGAATTGAAGAGAATAAAATGATTTTTGTTAAACCACTCTAGAATATCACCTAAAACCATGAGATTTGAGTTTTATTTTTTTTTAACTAAGAAACTCCACCCAAACACTCTAAAATCACTTGAAAACTTTAAAACTCCACAACTTAAAATATTTTCAATAACAGTGGATTTCAGAGTACTTTATAAAATGTCAAGTTCAATAACACTAGATTTTAAATGAGTTTTTAAAATTCATGTTTCAATAAAAGTTGATTTGTCATTTTGACACAAATCACTTAAAACTCTCAATTGAATACACCCCCGTTATTACTTAACTGGATCATTTTCTTACATAGGCAGAATTGCAGAAAGAAAAGACTGTTTGTTTTGACAGTTACCCGCTCGTTGCTTTTCTACACTCTTGTTAGTTTTCAAAACGAGAAAGCACGATTAGTTAATTATCATTGTCGTCGTGTACCACATGGATTCCGTTTTATTATAGAGTCCATGTCCCCTTATATATATTTCTCCTTGTACTCAACTACTCAAGATTATCATTGTCGTCATGTACCACATGGATCCCATTTTATTATAGAGTCCATGTCCCCTTATATATGTTTCTCCTTTTTTTTTGTCACACATATCTATATTTCTCCTTATACTCAAGATATTCACCATTGAAAATGAATGCTAAAAAGGAGTTTTTTCAACAGAAAAAAAGAAGAAGATATTTCACCATTCAAAGGAAAGAAATCTGAGTAAAGATTTTGTTCATGTGGGTCCCGAGGAAGTGGAGTCGTGGTTACTCCGAGTGTCATTCTCATGCACATGCAGACGCTTATACTGTTTCTAAACTACTGTATCAGTTCAGTTAATTACTGGATGCGACATATCTATCTATTTAACTACCTATTATTTTACATAAAACTTATTTACCTCAGTGTTAATTATTTATCAAGTTCACGAACTGTAACATTTTTTTTTGAATATATATACATTATATAACTATATAGGTAACTCACACTTAGCTGGGTCGTGGCTTGTGGGTTATAGAAAGTCCCCACTCTAGAAACGAAGGGTGGGATCAAAGTTAACAATATAGAGGCTGCTGAAAAAATAAGGACC is a genomic window containing:
- the LOC106303999 gene encoding protein SHORT INTERNODES; the encoded protein is MAGFFSLGNGAGVDGGGSRQDATTTNRNNNPSPSGNESWLWCRNPNSNTNANVGCGDIAPSYKGTLELWQHPNNQQIIFQQEQQQRLDLYTSAAGLGVGPSNRGLIETSGGGASALMMMRSGGGGGGPSCQDCGNQAKKDCAHMRCRTCCKSRGLQCPTHVKSTWVPAAKRRERQQQLASSQQPQDESVVPKRPREHFPMLARSTSLVCTHNTSGLQVGNFPPEISSSATFQCVRVSSVDEGEDEYAYKTAVSIGGHVFKGILYDQGPAERSSSGGGSQPLNLITAGPSASSSSANVSCNNGVVGSTSDHYIDPASLNYPTPNNSFITGTHFFSNPRS